Within the Planctomycetaceae bacterium genome, the region TTTTGCGGCTTTTGTCAGCAGTTTTGTAATGAAAAAATTAATGTCCATTCCTTCGGTAGGTCTTGAAGGAATGTTTTATATTCTTGGCTCCGCATATTTTATTTTAATATTTACCGCATCGCAATATATTGCGCCGCCTCCGAAAGGGTGGATGCCTGCGGGCACGAAATTAAGTAACGGGGCGATGAAAATCAAAACCGACCTTGCACAATTGACCGCAGGCCAGGCGGTTAAGACGGTTCGGTTTTATTTTCTCTGGCTGATGTTCTTTATCAATATCTGCTGTGGTATATCGGTGATTTCGGTTGCTTCGCCGATGGGGCAGGAACTGGCCGGGTTATCAGTTGCTGCGGCGACAGGAATGGTCGCGATACTCGGCATATTCAATGGTCTGGGCAGAATCGGCTGGTCGAGTGTTTCAGACCATATCGGCAGACCCGTAACATGGACGTCTTTTTTTGTAATTCAGATTGTTTTATTTTTACTGCTGCCGAAAGTTTCACAGCCGATGGTTTTTCAGATTTTTATATTTTTGATAATCACCTGCTACGGCGGAGGATTCGCCTCGATGCCGGCGTATATCAGCGACTTGTTCGGCACAAAACAGGTTTCGGCGATTCTCGGCTATATTTTGACGGCGTGGTCGGCGGCGGGCATCGTCGGGCCAATGCTGCTTGCATACGTGAGAGATAAAACACAAAGTTATTCATCGACGTTGTACATTTTCAGCGGTTTATTTATAGCGGCATTGCTCATCTCAATTCTATTAACTATCAATATCTGCGAGATACGAGCTAAAAATCTTGAACCGGCGGTTTCTTTAGCGTAAACTGTTTACGCGATGAAAGACAAATTATCAATACTGCTGGTAAATCCGCCGATTTATGATTTCGCGGCTTACGACTTCTGGCTCAAGCCTTTGGGGATGCTAACGGCTGCGGGCAAAATCGCAAACGCAGACTTTCAGCTATTCGATTTTTTAGACCGTGTGCATTCTTTTTATTCAGGCAAACCGAAATTTAAAAATGACAAATGGGGACGCGGGAGTTTTTATTCAGAAATAATCACCAAGCCCGATGTTTTTAAAAATGTCCCTCGAAAATTTTGCCGATTCGGACTGCCGAAAGATTTTTTTATCGAATTTCTGAAAGAAAATGACCATTGCGATTATGTTTTCGTTCAAACCGTAATGACTTACTGGTATTTAGGCTATAAAGAAGTTATCGAAACTGTAAAAACTTATTGGCCTAAAGCGAAAATAGTTTTAGGTGGGCCTTATACAAAAATTTGTCCGGAACACGCAAAAAGTATTGGTGCGGATTTTATTGATGGAGAGGAAAACAACCCCGTCATGGTCCCCGCAAGAGGGATTGAAATGATGACGAGACTAAACGGGGTGTCATTGTGGAATCTTTATAAAAATCCGGAAACGGCAGCGATGAAGATAACGCAGGGGTGTCCTTTCAAATGTACTTACTGCACTGTACCTATTTTTAATAAAGGATTTACGGCCAGGCCTTACGAAGAAATAATCGAGGAATTCAATTTTATAATTTCGCTCGGCGTTAAAAATATCGCATTCTATGACGATGCGCTTTTATATAAAGCTGATGAAGTTATAAAACCTTTTCTACGGTATGCCATTAATAACAAAATTAAAATTAATTTTCACACACCGAATGCGCTTAACGCAAGATTCATAGATGCAGAACTTGCGGATTTACTTGTGAGGGCAGGCTTCAAGAGTTTTTATCTTGGTTTTGAGAGCAGTGCAGATGAATTTCAAAAGCAGACCGGCTCGAAAATTTTAGACAGGGAATTTTCAGAGGCTGTGAAAAATCTTGTTACGGCCGGTGCTGAAAAAAATAGTATTACCGCATATTTAATCCTGGGACATCCGAAATTTGAGATTCAAAATGTTGAAGACTCTATGAAATATGTTAACAGCCTGGGTGTTCGGTCGATGTTGGCGGATTTTTCACCTATTCCTATTGTGGCGGACAGCAAACTATGTGAGAAATATGTTGATATAAGCGAGCCTTTGATGCACAATAAGACCGTCTTTCCGATTATTGTATATGGGGCTGATAAAGTGAATCGAATAAAAGATATATGCCGAAGTTTAAATCATAAAGTCGAAGGTGCCGAATGAAACAAAGCAGAGAAATAAGTTTTGGAAAAAGAAGCGGATTGAAGGTTCATCCAGTGAGTATGGGAGGGATGCGTTTTCCGAAAGATGTCGATGAGGCTATTTTGCTTATCAGGCAGGCTATTGATTCAGGCATGATTTATATTGATACGAGCAGAGGTTATAGCGACAGCGAAACAAAACTTGCCAGGGCACTTAAAAACGGTTACAGAGAAAAAGTAATTCTTTCAACAAAGTGGTGTCCGTGGAATCTTAAAGTCGAAGACAATGATGATACTTCCGCGGAGTGCACTTACAAGAGACTCCGTGAATCGATGAAAAGGCTCGATGCCGAGTATCTGGATTTTTATCAGATATGGAGTATTAATAACAGGGAACAATGGGAGCAGGTAACGTGCAAAGGCGGAATGCTCGACGGAATTTTACGCGCTAAAAAAGAAGGGCTTGTAAAGCACATCGGTTTTACAACTCACGATACACCTGAAAATATCGAAAAATATATCGATGAGGCGGATTGGTGTGAAGCGATTCTGTTTACGTATAATATGCTGAACAGGACGTATGAGGATTCAATCGCCAAG harbors:
- a CDS encoding OFA family MFS transporter → MKNRWLIALSAVGIHISIGSVYAWSVAAKPIMNLFGCSLSKITFTFSIAIFFLGLSAAFLGQFVENKGPRKAGMLAACFFGVGVAASGLAIRLQSIWLLYLCYGMLGGIGIGIGYITPVSTLIKWFPDRRGLATGIAIMGFGFAAFVSSFVMKKLMSIPSVGLEGMFYILGSAYFILIFTASQYIAPPPKGWMPAGTKLSNGAMKIKTDLAQLTAGQAVKTVRFYFLWLMFFINICCGISVISVASPMGQELAGLSVAAATGMVAILGIFNGLGRIGWSSVSDHIGRPVTWTSFFVIQIVLFLLLPKVSQPMVFQIFIFLIITCYGGGFASMPAYISDLFGTKQVSAILGYILTAWSAAGIVGPMLLAYVRDKTQSYSSTLYIFSGLFIAALLISILLTINICEIRAKNLEPAVSLA
- a CDS encoding aldo/keto reductase; amino-acid sequence: MKQSREISFGKRSGLKVHPVSMGGMRFPKDVDEAILLIRQAIDSGMIYIDTSRGYSDSETKLARALKNGYREKVILSTKWCPWNLKVEDNDDTSAECTYKRLRESMKRLDAEYLDFYQIWSINNREQWEQVTCKGGMLDGILRAKKEGLVKHIGFTTHDTPENIEKYIDEADWCEAILFTYNMLNRTYEDSIAKAHEKGIATIVMNPISGGVLVQDSPPLNVAVKNAIGSDDLVETAHRWLKTNKNIDTIICGIAKPSDITSTLANYEKPDFTPEQIKRLNTEFEKISIKNTGFCVDCKYCLPCPKNIYIPGFMNIAYFSEYLKVEDKPRDSYNWMVNPINASSSADPSECIECGRCEQKCTQRIKIIDMLKRLKRKFG
- a CDS encoding radical SAM protein, giving the protein MKDKLSILLVNPPIYDFAAYDFWLKPLGMLTAAGKIANADFQLFDFLDRVHSFYSGKPKFKNDKWGRGSFYSEIITKPDVFKNVPRKFCRFGLPKDFFIEFLKENDHCDYVFVQTVMTYWYLGYKEVIETVKTYWPKAKIVLGGPYTKICPEHAKSIGADFIDGEENNPVMVPARGIEMMTRLNGVSLWNLYKNPETAAMKITQGCPFKCTYCTVPIFNKGFTARPYEEIIEEFNFIISLGVKNIAFYDDALLYKADEVIKPFLRYAINNKIKINFHTPNALNARFIDAELADLLVRAGFKSFYLGFESSADEFQKQTGSKILDREFSEAVKNLVTAGAEKNSITAYLILGHPKFEIQNVEDSMKYVNSLGVRSMLADFSPIPIVADSKLCEKYVDISEPLMHNKTVFPIIVYGADKVNRIKDICRSLNHKVEGAE